One region of Carya illinoinensis cultivar Pawnee chromosome 8, C.illinoinensisPawnee_v1, whole genome shotgun sequence genomic DNA includes:
- the LOC122274510 gene encoding protein FAR1-RELATED SEQUENCE 9-like, with product MGIIYSHCVIIKTEGAITTYQVNDSREVEDGIKKSTVQAYFNEEECEAKCMCGLFEMRGIICRHMLSIFATRNVQVLPEKYIMERWRKDIKRRYVLIRSSYDDLSGKPAATRYSGLIKICYKVATNACESEENFLDMTEKLKAMNSIYTKTKSQAIIASTHISADAETESSKKVFCPRVVRGKGRPPSKRKQPTIEKLRTKNKVGSKRQRKNVRRFKYFNSDIVLEHLSYAEF from the coding sequence ATGGGGATTATCTACTCTCACTGTGTTATCATAAAAACAGAAGGGGCTATTACCACTTATCAAGTTAATGACAGTCGAGAGGTTGAAGACGGCATCAAGAAGTCAACTGTGCAGGCGTACTTTAATGAAGAAGAGTGTGAGGCGAAGTGCATGTGTGgattatttgagatgagaggaatTATATGTAGGCACATGCTTTCAATATTCGCCACAAGGAATGTCCAAGTGTTGCCAGAGAAGTATATTAtggagaggtggaggaaggaCATTAAACGTAGATATGTTCTCATTCGAAGCAGTTACGATGACTTGAGTGGTAAACCAGCCGCTACTCGATACTCTGGATTGATAAAAATATGTTACAAAGTAGCCACAAATGCATGTGAAAGCGAAGAAAATTTCCTGGATATGACAGAGAAGCTTAAGGCAATGAATTCGATTTATACTAAAACAAAGTCCCAAGCGATTATTGCAAGCACTCATATTTCCGCTGATGCTGAAACTGAAAGTTCGAAAAAAGTGTTCTGTCCTCGTGTTGTCAGAGGCAAAGGGAGACCCCCATCAAAGAGGAAACAACCTACTATAGAGAAGTTGCGAACCAAGAATAAAGTTGGTAGCAAGCGACAGAGAAAAAATGTAagaagatttaaatattttaattctgaTATAGTTTTAGAGCATTTAAGTTATGCTGAATTTTAA
- the LOC122274511 gene encoding protein FAR1-RELATED SEQUENCE 5-like: protein MEKGEEYTSARRPLFFVENSNYMDTPTPGDDEVVIDNHGIVLGNDDDDVVVLEPTLGNDNDGISEPTSGNDVDGVSEPMSGNNDDGVSCPTLGNDDGDGGVSKPTPRMFFKTEKELIYYYKQYGRQAGFGIMTQRSKRENDGSVRYVTLGCARGGKARKRITNISKPCPITKTDCKARINAVLADDVLRITTICNAHNHGLSPQKARFFRCNRAIDDSVKRQLDINDKAGKGMSKSFNALVVEASGFEKLPFIEKDARNYIDKARHLRLGKGGVDALRGYFERMQYKNDGFYSSMDLDDDGQLKNVFWIDARSRAAYEYFGDVVTFDTAY from the coding sequence ATGGAGAAAGGGGAAGAATACACTTCTGCTAGGCGACCGCTGTTTTTTGTGGAAAACAGTAATTATATGGATACACCAACGCCGGGGGATGATGAGGTAGTGATTGATAATCATGGTATAGTATTGgggaatgatgatgatgatgtggtgGTTTTAGAGCCAACGCTGGGAAATGATAATGATGGTATTTCAGAGCCAACCTCAGGAAATGATGTTGATGGGGTTTCAGAACCAATGTCGGGAAATAATGATGATGGGGTTTCATGTCCAACGCTGGGAAATGATGATGGTGATGGTGGGGTTTCAAAGCCAACGCCGAGGATGTTTTTTAAAACTGAGAAAGAACTCATTTACTACTACAAGCAATATGGGAGACAGGCTGGATTCGGCATAATGACACAAAGAAGTAAAAGGGAAAATGATGGGAGTGTTAGATATGTAACACTTGGTTGTGCTCGTGGTGGTAAGGCAAGAAAACGTATTACCAACATTTCTAAACCCTGCCCAATAACAAAGACTGATTGTAAGGCGAGAATTAATGCAGTTTTGGCTGATGATGTCTTACGTATAACTACTATCTGCAATGCACATAACCATGGGTTAAGTCCACAAAAGGCAAGATTTTTTAGATGTAATCGTGCAATTGATGATTCCGTAAAGAGGCAATTAGATATTAACGACAAGGCAGGCAAAGGTATGTCCAAAAGTTTTAACGCATTGGTTGTTGAGGCTAGTGGTTTTGAGAAACttccatttattgaaaaagatgCCCGGAATTATATTGACAAAGCTCGACACCTTAGACTTGGTAAAGGAGGTGTTGATGCACTTCGTGGTTATTTTGAGAGAATGCAGTATAAGAATGATGGGTTTTACTCATCGATGGATTTGGATGATGATGGTCAATTAAAAAATGTCTTCTGGATCGATGCACGCAGCAGAGCAGCGTATgagtattttggagatgttgtgACATTTGATACAGCATACTGA
- the LOC122274512 gene encoding secreted RxLR effector protein 161-like, with translation MHSCSPGKAPIVKGDKFSKSQCPQNDNERTQMQTIPYSSVVGSLMYAQVCTRPDIAYVVGVLGRYLSDPGLAHWKAAKKVLRYLQGTKDLVLTYQRSDILDIVGYSDADFAGCLAGRKSTSGYVFMMAGGAVSWKSVKQTLTASSTMEAEYVACYEATCQAIWLRNFILGLGVMNTISRPLKIFCDNSAVVAFSRNTRSSSHSKHIDIKFLFVREKIAESCICVEHVSTEHMLTDPLTKGLAPKLFQGHVTHLGLLGSLL, from the coding sequence ATGCATTCTTGTTCTCCTGGGAAAGCACCTATTGTAAAGGGTGATAAGTTTTCTAAGTCTCAATGTCCTCAGAATGATAATGAGAGAACTCAAATGCAAACGATTCCCTATTCATCAGTTGTGGGTAGTTTGATGTATGCTCaagtgtgtacacgacctgatattgCTTATGTTGTTGGTGTACTTGGAAGATACTTGAGTGATCCTGGTTTGGCTCACTGGAAAGCTGCAAAGAAAGTACTTAGGTACTTGCAGGGCACTAAAGACCTAGTGCTTACATATCAGCGATCTGACATTCTTGATATAGTTGGATATTCTGATGCCGATTTTGCAGGTTGTTTAGCTGGTAGGAAATCTACTTCcggttatgtttttatgatggCAGGAGGAGCCGTTTCTTGGAAAAGTGTCAAACAGACACTTACAGCTTCCTCTACAATGGAGGCAGAGTACGTAGCTTGTTATGAGGCTACATGTCAGGCTATATGGTTGCGAAACTTTATCTTGGGACTAGGTGTTATGAACACCATTTCGAGGCCGCTGAAGATATTTTGTGACAATTCTGCAGTAGTTGCTTTCTCTCGAAACACTAGAAGCTCTTCTCATTCCAAACATATTGAtattaagtttttgtttgttagaGAGAAAATAGCCGAGTCTTGTATTTGTGTTGAGCATGTTTCCACAGAACACATGTTAACTGACCCACTAACTAAAGGTTTAGCTCCAAAATTGTTTCAGGGGCATGTGACTCATTTGGGATTGTTAGGGTCTCTGTTGTAA